In the genome of Vicia villosa cultivar HV-30 ecotype Madison, WI linkage group LG7, Vvil1.0, whole genome shotgun sequence, one region contains:
- the LOC131620803 gene encoding exocyst complex component EXO70C2-like isoform X4 → MTHMLTQIWRWLVQPEVWRFVGFASAIVGLLCYALSSSFNYLFGDWNLLKILLYCIFSFFISLMIFFAKLLQHSTSLRFKAHTAFLVLAITSAYSFFFDKKVNGKPDLCSLISYAAFAIMSLSLSRQTHFGFEIDLLYFFLGCLIVLLMKIKLQLFFVGAGFSYSLIILRSSFSSIDAGANNPHSDLQNGNSVVLSIASLQLTSTDTASATSSANNSSIGSPQLVITADISNMMEQLQTFVTELRRENSNFIQMVLDYVKKYVEEYSELVVTDTNFMMDALKPETIKGLEETAKVMMSSGFEKDFSDVYINCRRECLNECLMHRLFGLQKLSIEDVHNMPWNVLEAQIEKWIKTFNITLKILFPGERRICDRIFFGFPSAADFSFVEICRETTVQLLSFAESVASGSHSPDRLFKMLEVLETLRDLIPEIESFFCDEYSVSLRNEANTTRKKLEDAIRDIFIQLEEFYRQEHRYLESLESNLNARSKFYDGSFSGDIFLMNNGTYIIPIAKDNELGSLLENDWIRQYAWKVLHYNGQDNMSTISPELTHEVNVKDSEAFPCQPRVRTQDVMGRPWKRRLASNILGVSTGVTT, encoded by the exons ATGACGCATATGCTAACCCAAATTTGGAGATGGCTGGTGCAGCCAGAAGTGTGGAGATTTGTAGGCTTTGCCTCAGCTATTGTTGGACTGCTCTGTTATGCTCTAAGCTCTTCCTTCAACTATCTCTTTGGAGATTGGAAtctcttgaagattcttcttTACTGCATTTTCAGTTTCTTCATCAGCCTCatgattttctttgcaaaattattacaacactcCACAAGTCTTCGGTTCAAAGCTCATACAGCATTTCTTGTACTGGCAATCACATCTGCCTATTCCTTTTTCTTCGACAAAAAGGTGAATGGGAAACCAGATCTATGTAGCCTCATTTCATATGCTGCCTTTGCTATCATGTCACTCAGCCTGTCGAGGCAAACTCATTTCGGATTCGAAATCGATCTTCTCTACTTCTTCCTTGGATGTCTAATTGTGCTACTCATGAAGATTAAATTACAGTTATTTTTTGTTGGAGCAGGTTTCAGCTATTCCCTTATTATTCTCCGTTCTTCCTTTTCTTCAATAGATGCTGGAGCAAATAATCCGCActctgatctccaaaatggaaaTTCGGTGGTTCTTTCTATAGCTTCTCTACAACTCACCAGTACTGATACTGCTAGTGCTACTAGCAGTGCCAATAACAGTAGCATCGGTTCACCACAATTGGTGATCACCGCTGATATTAGTAATATGATGGAACAACTTCAGACATTTGTAACGGAGCTTCGGCGtgaaaattcaaatttcattcaaaTGGTGTTGGATTATGTAAAAAAATATGTTGAGGAATACTCTGAATTGGTGGTAACCGATACTAACTTCATGATGGATGCGCTGAAGCCAGAAACCATCAAAGGCCTTGAGGAAACAGCAAAGGTTATGATGAGCTCTGGATTTGAGAAAGATTTTTCCGATGTGTACATCAATTGCCGTAGGGAATGCTTAAATGAGTGCCTAATGCATAGATTGTTCGGGTTACAGAAGCTCAGCATCGAGGACGTTCACAATATGCCATGGAACGTCCTCGAAGCCCAAATTGAGAAATGGATTAAAACTTTCAATATCACTCTGAAGATACTCTTTCCTGGCGAGCGACGAATCTGTGACCGCATTTTTTTCGGATTCCCATCTGCAGCTGATTTTTCCTTCGTGGAGATTTGCAGGGAAACCACCGTTCAGTTGTTGAGTTTTGCTGAATCCGTCGCTTCTGGAAGTCATTCCCCAGACCGTTTGTTTAAAATGCTGGAGGTGTTGGAAACACTGCGTGACTTAATTCCAGAAATTGAGTCGTTCTTTTGTGATGAATACAGTGTGTCTCTAAGGAATGAAGCAAACACCACACGGAAGAAATTGGAAGATGCAATCAGAGACATTTTCATTCAATTGGAGGAATTTTACAGGCAAGAGCATAGGTATCTGGAGTCATTGGAGAGCAATTTAAATGCCAGATCCAAATTCTACGATGGCTCTTTTTCAGGGGATATTTTCTTGATGAACAATGGCACGTACATAATCCCAATTGCAAAAGATAATGAATTAGGATCCCTTTTGGAGAATGATTGGATCCGACAATATGCTTGGAAAGTTTTGCACTACAATGGACAAGATAACATGAGCACTATCTCACCCGAATTAACCCATGAGGTGAATGTGAAAGATTCGGAAGCATTCCCCTGCCAACCGCGAGTAAG GACTCAAGACGTCATGGGTCGACCCTGGAAGAGGAGATTGGCTTCAAATATCCTTG GAGTATCTACAGGTGTTACCACATGA
- the LOC131620803 gene encoding exocyst complex component EXO70C2-like isoform X5, which yields MTHMLTQIWRWLVQPEVWRFVGFASAIVGLLCYALSSSFNYLFGDWNLLKILLYCIFSFFISLMIFFAKLLQHSTSLRFKAHTAFLVLAITSAYSFFFDKKVNGKPDLCSLISYAAFAIMSLSLSRQTHFGFEIDLLYFFLGCLIVLLMKIKLQLFFVGAGFSYSLIILRSSFSSIDAGANNPHSDLQNGNSVVLSIASLQLTSTDTASATSSANNSSIGSPQLVITADISNMMEQLQTFVTELRRENSNFIQMVLDYVKKYVEEYSELVVTDTNFMMDALKPETIKGLEETAKVMMSSGFEKDFSDVYINCRRECLNECLMHRLFGLQKLSIEDVHNMPWNVLEAQIEKWIKTFNITLKILFPGERRICDRIFFGFPSAADFSFVEICRETTVQLLSFAESVASGSHSPDRLFKMLEVLETLRDLIPEIESFFCDEYSVSLRNEANTTRKKLEDAIRDIFIQLEEFYRQEHRYLESLESNLNARSKFYDGSFSGDIFLMNNGTYIIPIAKDNELGSLLENDWIRQYAWKVLHYNGQDNMSTISPELTHEVNVKDSEAFPCQPRVSREQKTCSSGLEKDV from the exons ATGACGCATATGCTAACCCAAATTTGGAGATGGCTGGTGCAGCCAGAAGTGTGGAGATTTGTAGGCTTTGCCTCAGCTATTGTTGGACTGCTCTGTTATGCTCTAAGCTCTTCCTTCAACTATCTCTTTGGAGATTGGAAtctcttgaagattcttcttTACTGCATTTTCAGTTTCTTCATCAGCCTCatgattttctttgcaaaattattacaacactcCACAAGTCTTCGGTTCAAAGCTCATACAGCATTTCTTGTACTGGCAATCACATCTGCCTATTCCTTTTTCTTCGACAAAAAGGTGAATGGGAAACCAGATCTATGTAGCCTCATTTCATATGCTGCCTTTGCTATCATGTCACTCAGCCTGTCGAGGCAAACTCATTTCGGATTCGAAATCGATCTTCTCTACTTCTTCCTTGGATGTCTAATTGTGCTACTCATGAAGATTAAATTACAGTTATTTTTTGTTGGAGCAGGTTTCAGCTATTCCCTTATTATTCTCCGTTCTTCCTTTTCTTCAATAGATGCTGGAGCAAATAATCCGCActctgatctccaaaatggaaaTTCGGTGGTTCTTTCTATAGCTTCTCTACAACTCACCAGTACTGATACTGCTAGTGCTACTAGCAGTGCCAATAACAGTAGCATCGGTTCACCACAATTGGTGATCACCGCTGATATTAGTAATATGATGGAACAACTTCAGACATTTGTAACGGAGCTTCGGCGtgaaaattcaaatttcattcaaaTGGTGTTGGATTATGTAAAAAAATATGTTGAGGAATACTCTGAATTGGTGGTAACCGATACTAACTTCATGATGGATGCGCTGAAGCCAGAAACCATCAAAGGCCTTGAGGAAACAGCAAAGGTTATGATGAGCTCTGGATTTGAGAAAGATTTTTCCGATGTGTACATCAATTGCCGTAGGGAATGCTTAAATGAGTGCCTAATGCATAGATTGTTCGGGTTACAGAAGCTCAGCATCGAGGACGTTCACAATATGCCATGGAACGTCCTCGAAGCCCAAATTGAGAAATGGATTAAAACTTTCAATATCACTCTGAAGATACTCTTTCCTGGCGAGCGACGAATCTGTGACCGCATTTTTTTCGGATTCCCATCTGCAGCTGATTTTTCCTTCGTGGAGATTTGCAGGGAAACCACCGTTCAGTTGTTGAGTTTTGCTGAATCCGTCGCTTCTGGAAGTCATTCCCCAGACCGTTTGTTTAAAATGCTGGAGGTGTTGGAAACACTGCGTGACTTAATTCCAGAAATTGAGTCGTTCTTTTGTGATGAATACAGTGTGTCTCTAAGGAATGAAGCAAACACCACACGGAAGAAATTGGAAGATGCAATCAGAGACATTTTCATTCAATTGGAGGAATTTTACAGGCAAGAGCATAGGTATCTGGAGTCATTGGAGAGCAATTTAAATGCCAGATCCAAATTCTACGATGGCTCTTTTTCAGGGGATATTTTCTTGATGAACAATGGCACGTACATAATCCCAATTGCAAAAGATAATGAATTAGGATCCCTTTTGGAGAATGATTGGATCCGACAATATGCTTGGAAAGTTTTGCACTACAATGGACAAGATAACATGAGCACTATCTCACCCGAATTAACCCATGAGGTGAATGTGAAAGATTCGGAAGCATTCCCCTGCCAACCGCGAGTAAG TCGAGAACAGAAAACTTGTTCAAGTGGCTTGGAAAAAGATGTGTAA
- the LOC131620803 gene encoding uncharacterized protein LOC131620803 isoform X1: protein MTHMLTQIWRWLVQPEVWRFVGFASAIVGLLCYALSSSFNYLFGDWNLLKILLYCIFSFFISLMIFFAKLLQHSTSLRFKAHTAFLVLAITSAYSFFFDKKVNGKPDLCSLISYAAFAIMSLSLSRQTHFGFEIDLLYFFLGCLIVLLMKIKLQLFFVGAGFSYSLIILRSSFSSIDAGANNPHSDLQNGNSVVLSIASLQLTSTDTASATSSANNSSIGSPQLVITADISNMMEQLQTFVTELRRENSNFIQMVLDYVKKYVEEYSELVVTDTNFMMDALKPETIKGLEETAKVMMSSGFEKDFSDVYINCRRECLNECLMHRLFGLQKLSIEDVHNMPWNVLEAQIEKWIKTFNITLKILFPGERRICDRIFFGFPSAADFSFVEICRETTVQLLSFAESVASGSHSPDRLFKMLEVLETLRDLIPEIESFFCDEYSVSLRNEANTTRKKLEDAIRDIFIQLEEFYRQEHRYLESLESNLNARSKFYDGSFSGDIFLMNNGTYIIPIAKDNELGSLLENDWIRQYAWKVLHYNGQDNMSTISPELTHEVNVKDSEAFPCQPRVRRRKTTQNMRTLVISPTQQFGSTYQILYKMLIHQDGFTWKLYGTKLDSRRHGSTLEEEIGFKYPWSIYRCYHMKQRACRARKSIQQLGENPNVFEIIYYHGHSCNSPLIRPASQSGTPAESINTIHGKASWSCRQWVSSYDGKRRMLSSFCH from the exons ATGACGCATATGCTAACCCAAATTTGGAGATGGCTGGTGCAGCCAGAAGTGTGGAGATTTGTAGGCTTTGCCTCAGCTATTGTTGGACTGCTCTGTTATGCTCTAAGCTCTTCCTTCAACTATCTCTTTGGAGATTGGAAtctcttgaagattcttcttTACTGCATTTTCAGTTTCTTCATCAGCCTCatgattttctttgcaaaattattacaacactcCACAAGTCTTCGGTTCAAAGCTCATACAGCATTTCTTGTACTGGCAATCACATCTGCCTATTCCTTTTTCTTCGACAAAAAGGTGAATGGGAAACCAGATCTATGTAGCCTCATTTCATATGCTGCCTTTGCTATCATGTCACTCAGCCTGTCGAGGCAAACTCATTTCGGATTCGAAATCGATCTTCTCTACTTCTTCCTTGGATGTCTAATTGTGCTACTCATGAAGATTAAATTACAGTTATTTTTTGTTGGAGCAGGTTTCAGCTATTCCCTTATTATTCTCCGTTCTTCCTTTTCTTCAATAGATGCTGGAGCAAATAATCCGCActctgatctccaaaatggaaaTTCGGTGGTTCTTTCTATAGCTTCTCTACAACTCACCAGTACTGATACTGCTAGTGCTACTAGCAGTGCCAATAACAGTAGCATCGGTTCACCACAATTGGTGATCACCGCTGATATTAGTAATATGATGGAACAACTTCAGACATTTGTAACGGAGCTTCGGCGtgaaaattcaaatttcattcaaaTGGTGTTGGATTATGTAAAAAAATATGTTGAGGAATACTCTGAATTGGTGGTAACCGATACTAACTTCATGATGGATGCGCTGAAGCCAGAAACCATCAAAGGCCTTGAGGAAACAGCAAAGGTTATGATGAGCTCTGGATTTGAGAAAGATTTTTCCGATGTGTACATCAATTGCCGTAGGGAATGCTTAAATGAGTGCCTAATGCATAGATTGTTCGGGTTACAGAAGCTCAGCATCGAGGACGTTCACAATATGCCATGGAACGTCCTCGAAGCCCAAATTGAGAAATGGATTAAAACTTTCAATATCACTCTGAAGATACTCTTTCCTGGCGAGCGACGAATCTGTGACCGCATTTTTTTCGGATTCCCATCTGCAGCTGATTTTTCCTTCGTGGAGATTTGCAGGGAAACCACCGTTCAGTTGTTGAGTTTTGCTGAATCCGTCGCTTCTGGAAGTCATTCCCCAGACCGTTTGTTTAAAATGCTGGAGGTGTTGGAAACACTGCGTGACTTAATTCCAGAAATTGAGTCGTTCTTTTGTGATGAATACAGTGTGTCTCTAAGGAATGAAGCAAACACCACACGGAAGAAATTGGAAGATGCAATCAGAGACATTTTCATTCAATTGGAGGAATTTTACAGGCAAGAGCATAGGTATCTGGAGTCATTGGAGAGCAATTTAAATGCCAGATCCAAATTCTACGATGGCTCTTTTTCAGGGGATATTTTCTTGATGAACAATGGCACGTACATAATCCCAATTGCAAAAGATAATGAATTAGGATCCCTTTTGGAGAATGATTGGATCCGACAATATGCTTGGAAAGTTTTGCACTACAATGGACAAGATAACATGAGCACTATCTCACCCGAATTAACCCATGAGGTGAATGTGAAAGATTCGGAAGCATTCCCCTGCCAACCGCGAGTAAG ACGCAGGAAAACAACTCAGAATATGAGAACATTAGTGATATCTCCTACACAACAGTTTGGAAGCACATATCAAATACTGTATAAAATGCTTATACATCAAGACGGGTTTACATGGAAATTATACGGAACAAAATTG GACTCAAGACGTCATGGGTCGACCCTGGAAGAGGAGATTGGCTTCAAATATCCTTG GAGTATCTACAGGTGTTACCACATGAAGCAACGTGCGTGTCGAGCCAGAAAGAGTATACAACAACTTGGTGAGAATCCAAACGTGTTTGAAATAATATACTATCATGGACATTCCTGCAACAGTCCCTTAATAAGACCAGCATCACAATCAGGCACACCAG CCGAATCCATAAACACTATACATGGAAAAGCTAGCTGGTCCTGCCGACAGTGGGTATCATCCTATGATGGAAAGCGTCGTATGCTATCTTCTTTCTGTCATTAA
- the LOC131620803 gene encoding uncharacterized protein LOC131620803 isoform X2 produces the protein MTHMLTQIWRWLVQPEVWRFVGFASAIVGLLCYALSSSFNYLFGDWNLLKILLYCIFSFFISLMIFFAKLLQHSTSLRFKAHTAFLVLAITSAYSFFFDKKVNGKPDLCSLISYAAFAIMSLSLSRQTHFGFEIDLLYFFLGCLIVLLMKIKLQLFFVGAGFSYSLIILRSSFSSIDAGANNPHSDLQNGNSVVLSIASLQLTSTDTASATSSANNSSIGSPQLVITADISNMMEQLQTFVTELRRENSNFIQMVLDYVKKYVEEYSELVVTDTNFMMDALKPETIKGLEETAKVMMSSGFEKDFSDVYINCRRECLNECLMHRLFGLQKLSIEDVHNMPWNVLEAQIEKWIKTFNITLKILFPGERRICDRIFFGFPSAADFSFVEICRETTVQLLSFAESVASGSHSPDRLFKMLEVLETLRDLIPEIESFFCDEYSVSLRNEANTTRKKLEDAIRDIFIQLEEFYRQEHRYLESLESNLNARSKFYDGSFSGDIFLMNNGTYIIPIAKDNELGSLLENDWIRQYAWKVLHYNGQDNMSTISPELTHEVNVKDSEAFPCQPRVRSIYRCYHMKQRACRARKSIQQLGENPNVFEIIYYHGHSCNSPLIRPASQSGTPAESINTIHGKASWSCRQWVSSYDGKRRMLSSFCH, from the exons ATGACGCATATGCTAACCCAAATTTGGAGATGGCTGGTGCAGCCAGAAGTGTGGAGATTTGTAGGCTTTGCCTCAGCTATTGTTGGACTGCTCTGTTATGCTCTAAGCTCTTCCTTCAACTATCTCTTTGGAGATTGGAAtctcttgaagattcttcttTACTGCATTTTCAGTTTCTTCATCAGCCTCatgattttctttgcaaaattattacaacactcCACAAGTCTTCGGTTCAAAGCTCATACAGCATTTCTTGTACTGGCAATCACATCTGCCTATTCCTTTTTCTTCGACAAAAAGGTGAATGGGAAACCAGATCTATGTAGCCTCATTTCATATGCTGCCTTTGCTATCATGTCACTCAGCCTGTCGAGGCAAACTCATTTCGGATTCGAAATCGATCTTCTCTACTTCTTCCTTGGATGTCTAATTGTGCTACTCATGAAGATTAAATTACAGTTATTTTTTGTTGGAGCAGGTTTCAGCTATTCCCTTATTATTCTCCGTTCTTCCTTTTCTTCAATAGATGCTGGAGCAAATAATCCGCActctgatctccaaaatggaaaTTCGGTGGTTCTTTCTATAGCTTCTCTACAACTCACCAGTACTGATACTGCTAGTGCTACTAGCAGTGCCAATAACAGTAGCATCGGTTCACCACAATTGGTGATCACCGCTGATATTAGTAATATGATGGAACAACTTCAGACATTTGTAACGGAGCTTCGGCGtgaaaattcaaatttcattcaaaTGGTGTTGGATTATGTAAAAAAATATGTTGAGGAATACTCTGAATTGGTGGTAACCGATACTAACTTCATGATGGATGCGCTGAAGCCAGAAACCATCAAAGGCCTTGAGGAAACAGCAAAGGTTATGATGAGCTCTGGATTTGAGAAAGATTTTTCCGATGTGTACATCAATTGCCGTAGGGAATGCTTAAATGAGTGCCTAATGCATAGATTGTTCGGGTTACAGAAGCTCAGCATCGAGGACGTTCACAATATGCCATGGAACGTCCTCGAAGCCCAAATTGAGAAATGGATTAAAACTTTCAATATCACTCTGAAGATACTCTTTCCTGGCGAGCGACGAATCTGTGACCGCATTTTTTTCGGATTCCCATCTGCAGCTGATTTTTCCTTCGTGGAGATTTGCAGGGAAACCACCGTTCAGTTGTTGAGTTTTGCTGAATCCGTCGCTTCTGGAAGTCATTCCCCAGACCGTTTGTTTAAAATGCTGGAGGTGTTGGAAACACTGCGTGACTTAATTCCAGAAATTGAGTCGTTCTTTTGTGATGAATACAGTGTGTCTCTAAGGAATGAAGCAAACACCACACGGAAGAAATTGGAAGATGCAATCAGAGACATTTTCATTCAATTGGAGGAATTTTACAGGCAAGAGCATAGGTATCTGGAGTCATTGGAGAGCAATTTAAATGCCAGATCCAAATTCTACGATGGCTCTTTTTCAGGGGATATTTTCTTGATGAACAATGGCACGTACATAATCCCAATTGCAAAAGATAATGAATTAGGATCCCTTTTGGAGAATGATTGGATCCGACAATATGCTTGGAAAGTTTTGCACTACAATGGACAAGATAACATGAGCACTATCTCACCCGAATTAACCCATGAGGTGAATGTGAAAGATTCGGAAGCATTCCCCTGCCAACCGCGAGTAAG GAGTATCTACAGGTGTTACCACATGAAGCAACGTGCGTGTCGAGCCAGAAAGAGTATACAACAACTTGGTGAGAATCCAAACGTGTTTGAAATAATATACTATCATGGACATTCCTGCAACAGTCCCTTAATAAGACCAGCATCACAATCAGGCACACCAG CCGAATCCATAAACACTATACATGGAAAAGCTAGCTGGTCCTGCCGACAGTGGGTATCATCCTATGATGGAAAGCGTCGTATGCTATCTTCTTTCTGTCATTAA
- the LOC131620803 gene encoding uncharacterized protein LOC131620803 isoform X3, which yields MAGAARSVEICRLCLSYCWTALLCSKLFLQLSLWRLESLEDSSLLHFQFLHQPHDFLCKIITTLHKSSVQSSYSISCTGNHICLFLFLRQKGFSYSLIILRSSFSSIDAGANNPHSDLQNGNSVVLSIASLQLTSTDTASATSSANNSSIGSPQLVITADISNMMEQLQTFVTELRRENSNFIQMVLDYVKKYVEEYSELVVTDTNFMMDALKPETIKGLEETAKVMMSSGFEKDFSDVYINCRRECLNECLMHRLFGLQKLSIEDVHNMPWNVLEAQIEKWIKTFNITLKILFPGERRICDRIFFGFPSAADFSFVEICRETTVQLLSFAESVASGSHSPDRLFKMLEVLETLRDLIPEIESFFCDEYSVSLRNEANTTRKKLEDAIRDIFIQLEEFYRQEHRYLESLESNLNARSKFYDGSFSGDIFLMNNGTYIIPIAKDNELGSLLENDWIRQYAWKVLHYNGQDNMSTISPELTHEVNVKDSEAFPCQPRVRRRKTTQNMRTLVISPTQQFGSTYQILYKMLIHQDGFTWKLYGTKLDSRRHGSTLEEEIGFKYPWSIYRCYHMKQRACRARKSIQQLGENPNVFEIIYYHGHSCNSPLIRPASQSGTPAESINTIHGKASWSCRQWVSSYDGKRRMLSSFCH from the exons ATGGCTGGTGCAGCCAGAAGTGTGGAGATTTGTAGGCTTTGCCTCAGCTATTGTTGGACTGCTCTGTTATGCTCTAAGCTCTTCCTTCAACTATCTCTTTGGAGATTGGAAtctcttgaagattcttcttTACTGCATTTTCAGTTTCTTCATCAGCCTCatgattttctttgcaaaattattacaacactcCACAAGTCTTCGGTTCAAAGCTCATACAGCATTTCTTGTACTGGCAATCACATCTGCCTATTCCTTTTTCTTCGACAAAAAG GTTTCAGCTATTCCCTTATTATTCTCCGTTCTTCCTTTTCTTCAATAGATGCTGGAGCAAATAATCCGCActctgatctccaaaatggaaaTTCGGTGGTTCTTTCTATAGCTTCTCTACAACTCACCAGTACTGATACTGCTAGTGCTACTAGCAGTGCCAATAACAGTAGCATCGGTTCACCACAATTGGTGATCACCGCTGATATTAGTAATATGATGGAACAACTTCAGACATTTGTAACGGAGCTTCGGCGtgaaaattcaaatttcattcaaaTGGTGTTGGATTATGTAAAAAAATATGTTGAGGAATACTCTGAATTGGTGGTAACCGATACTAACTTCATGATGGATGCGCTGAAGCCAGAAACCATCAAAGGCCTTGAGGAAACAGCAAAGGTTATGATGAGCTCTGGATTTGAGAAAGATTTTTCCGATGTGTACATCAATTGCCGTAGGGAATGCTTAAATGAGTGCCTAATGCATAGATTGTTCGGGTTACAGAAGCTCAGCATCGAGGACGTTCACAATATGCCATGGAACGTCCTCGAAGCCCAAATTGAGAAATGGATTAAAACTTTCAATATCACTCTGAAGATACTCTTTCCTGGCGAGCGACGAATCTGTGACCGCATTTTTTTCGGATTCCCATCTGCAGCTGATTTTTCCTTCGTGGAGATTTGCAGGGAAACCACCGTTCAGTTGTTGAGTTTTGCTGAATCCGTCGCTTCTGGAAGTCATTCCCCAGACCGTTTGTTTAAAATGCTGGAGGTGTTGGAAACACTGCGTGACTTAATTCCAGAAATTGAGTCGTTCTTTTGTGATGAATACAGTGTGTCTCTAAGGAATGAAGCAAACACCACACGGAAGAAATTGGAAGATGCAATCAGAGACATTTTCATTCAATTGGAGGAATTTTACAGGCAAGAGCATAGGTATCTGGAGTCATTGGAGAGCAATTTAAATGCCAGATCCAAATTCTACGATGGCTCTTTTTCAGGGGATATTTTCTTGATGAACAATGGCACGTACATAATCCCAATTGCAAAAGATAATGAATTAGGATCCCTTTTGGAGAATGATTGGATCCGACAATATGCTTGGAAAGTTTTGCACTACAATGGACAAGATAACATGAGCACTATCTCACCCGAATTAACCCATGAGGTGAATGTGAAAGATTCGGAAGCATTCCCCTGCCAACCGCGAGTAAG ACGCAGGAAAACAACTCAGAATATGAGAACATTAGTGATATCTCCTACACAACAGTTTGGAAGCACATATCAAATACTGTATAAAATGCTTATACATCAAGACGGGTTTACATGGAAATTATACGGAACAAAATTG GACTCAAGACGTCATGGGTCGACCCTGGAAGAGGAGATTGGCTTCAAATATCCTTG GAGTATCTACAGGTGTTACCACATGAAGCAACGTGCGTGTCGAGCCAGAAAGAGTATACAACAACTTGGTGAGAATCCAAACGTGTTTGAAATAATATACTATCATGGACATTCCTGCAACAGTCCCTTAATAAGACCAGCATCACAATCAGGCACACCAG CCGAATCCATAAACACTATACATGGAAAAGCTAGCTGGTCCTGCCGACAGTGGGTATCATCCTATGATGGAAAGCGTCGTATGCTATCTTCTTTCTGTCATTAA